Within the Salvia hispanica cultivar TCC Black 2014 chromosome 4, UniMelb_Shisp_WGS_1.0, whole genome shotgun sequence genome, the region ATGAACACCGTGAGAGTAATCCTCTCTATTGCGGCGAATAGGGATTGGCCACTTTATCAGTATGATGTGACCAACGCTTTTCTCCATGGGGAATTGAAAGATCCAATCTATATGGAGGCTCCACCAGGATTCTCAGAAGAATTTGGGCGAGGGAAAGTGTGCAAATTGAAGAAAACACTATACGGGCTGAAACAATCTCTAAGGGCCTAGTTCGGAAGATTTactgaagtgatgaagaaataCGGGTACAGACAAAGTAATTCCGACCACACTCTCTTCATCAAACAGGAAGGGGAGAAGATCACATGCCTTATCATCtatgtagatgacatgatCATTACCGGAGACAATGTTGAGGAGATACAACAACTCAAGGAGCACCTTGCTACagaatttgagatgaagaaTCTTGGCgatctcaaatattttctcGGCAAAGTCATTTCAGGAAGTGTTGGGCAAGTTAAGCTTCGGTAATCCCGTcacttaacttgagggggagtgttggaagaTCTGGAGTATTCTACAAGACAAAAGATTGCATAATATCAGCCAAGATTAGACAATAATATTACCTAGAATTAGAGAGATATGATTGAGGGAAATCTTACCTTGTATAGCATTATTCTAGCCTATGTATGATGTATCATTCTATTGTGAATAGGTAAAACAGAAATTACCCAATTCTACAATTCCTAGAAGCACTTCAAAGGAAAAGATCCGAGATGCCTTGGAACATATGCCCCATGCTCGTTCTTATCTAGTATTTGGTAATAAAGAAGTTGATCAATTCTCAAATTCTAGATATTTGAGGATATCGAATACGTGTAGTTGGCTAAGTGAAGATGAGTATTCACAAttaaggtggtgttcggttgctaattataaaataataccaagatacaatctaggattgagttgtgggattattttagtcgtAGGGGGTTTAGCTAAgactaattatctcatgattatccatctaggattgagttgtgggatttaatctcatgaaccaaacacactacaaatttaatcctgGATAcgatcttgcaaaccgaacacacCTTAaatgtgtttaagttgatGAATTCACGATACCATAGGTTTGCGATAAATAAGAAGTTTGTAATTCCTTCTTCCACACATCAATCTGCTCTGGAATCTAGATACACTAATTATTAGTTTTGAGGAAGAATTCATAGCACCAACTGAAATGTGGAAAATGTATAAACATAGGCATCTCAAGTTTGCATATCGAAGAATGCATCTCCCAGATCCTCCGAGCGCAGATGATGATATTATTATGATGGAGAATCTAGAAGTGCTCAAAAGAGTGAAAAATTTCAATGTAAGTGAAGATGTTGTTAAAAGAATTCCCAATATCAAGGAATTGGATACGACATATGAGGGGCAACCTATTGATGGAGTGGACTATCTGAGCTGTCTTCACTGTCTTAGTAAACTGGAATCCTTGGAGTTGTGGGCCCACTCCACTGATTTTGGAAACTATATGCATAAGATCAACTTTCCACCCTCCCTTAAAAAGTTGTTTCTCGTGTTACCATGTGATTCAGAGTGGGAGGACATACTGCAAACAATAGGCTCATTACCACTTCTTGAGATGCTCGTATTAAGTGGAGGCCGCTTCAGAACACGCGAGTGGGAAACAATGGAAGACCAATTCCAGAGTCTCAAGTCACTAAAATTGTATGAATGTGGTGATCTAGAAAGTGGACGGTGTCAGAGAGCTCTCACTTTCCACTTCTTATAGAGCTTTGTCTTTCTGAGTTGGATGAGTTGAAGGAGATTCCTTCCAAAATTGGAGAAACACCGACACTCAGGtcaattgaattggaattttgCAGTGAATCGGTGGTGTTGTCAGCTAAACAGATGTTAGACGAACAAGAGGATTTGAATGGAGACCTTTTTGTTAATGCTGGAGTTTGGATGGAAGATGAAGCATTTGGCAACTTCCAACTTTGAAGTTATAGTGCATTCTATTAGTAAGTTAGACTGATGTTATCGTAAATATCACTCTTCTTTTACGTGTTTTTCCCCTCTAATTCTAGTTTATTAAGTCTCTCTCTTTCGCTTTATTTGAGATGGTTAGGAACAAGTCTAATTGAGATGATTGAGATAAATATAGATGgttattttaaatacaatTAAGTTATTAACTTGATTTAAATGTTGTTATTTAACcgttattttttttgatgatatggaccaaaacatttattagaatttgattttaaactaGACATAACATGttacacaataaatatatgcaGGTCCCATTTTCTCAACTTTTTACGTATGGAATTATTTAGATTCTGCTGCTTCAGCTTATAGTAGAATAAGTTTGGTGATAGAAATTTCATACAAATGTCACATTTTAGTGAGTTTTCAAGGCAAAAAACATCTGTATTGTtgttataaatcaaaatacaatCGTCCCTCCTGGTTGGTCGTCACAGTGCGTTCTTTTTTGTCGGGCTACCACTTTGAGTTCTCATTGGTACTATAACAACCACGTTGATTACCCAGGTTCCTTGCCCTGCCACCCCTCCAAATCGGCTCTCAAACATACTCTTTGGTTATGGTAGACATTACAACCATTACGAGTCGTTTGGCTCTAAATGAAATAGCCAATGTTACGAAGAAATATGATAACtcatttaaaaaactaatctattaatatagataatacATTTGGTCTATTTATCTCActattcttaaaataaatgttgGATATTGAGTTTGTCCGTTTTAATCTTGTGGGCATGTGGGGTCAAGGCCCAAAATATTCACTATGTTCGAGCCCGTATATTTACTTaacgataaaaaaatttgatgcCCGACAGCAATGATAAcattctttatttgttttacaTAAATAGAGTGTTCACACTTGGCGCAAACTGTCTCGGCACCAACTTTACTTTTGTTAATCAAAAAGTAAGGAAAACACATTGTTGTGAGAGctttagaattaaataaagattgTGATAATATAGGATATTTAAGTGAAGTTGGGCCATATTCATGATTGTTTAATTAGTGCCAATATTTTAAGTTATCAAAGATGAACTAGCATGTCACGCTGCGTGACTCACGCCCACTTATCTATGCATTTCACATGCTCCCTCTTCCGTCCCAACTTAATTGATCGACTGATATTAGACAAATATTGATATATCGGTATAATTTTACAACACTAACAAccaaaagaaatcaatcataTGAGCTACGACAGAGAGTGTATAAATAATCATAACGGCAACATTTTACCAAAGTTAAAGACTAAACCTCAGTTAAAGTTGATTGTTATTCTAACATTTCCAATAAGACAGTGTATATTATATCAAAGTAGCTAGGCCATAGGTTAATAAGGCTAGTGCTTATAAAAGTTGTCTGGCTAAAATCACATTATATTCTAGTGCTTCATAAtatatctttctttctttgtatCTTCATAAAAAAAGCTTCGAGTGGTGTCACAATACAATATTCATCTTCGATATTTTTATCTCATCATTTCAATTCACACTGAgtttattccattaattttcaaaGAATTAAGATGGCGGCTTATGCagctttaatttctcttatGCGTATCATAGATGATATTGAAACTCATCCTTCCCCTCCGATGTCTCTCGACAAACAACAAGTCCAATCTCTCACACAAATAGTTACCTTCTTGCAGGAATTTCTCGAGGGCTACAAGTCACCATACGAGTACAGCGACGAATCAGATCCCTTGGAGATTCGCATTATGGGTGAGtagattttttcaaaatgctCAAGCAAGCTCTATAATTTCAAGATATATTATTGATGATTAAGAGTATTGTCATCTACTCATATCTCTAACTTGTTCGCATTGCAGATGCAACTCAAGCAGTTGAAGACGTGATTGAGTCTTATATAATCGACACAATCAAGCTTTCTGCAGCAGCAACTGATGACAGTGGCGATGAACATATCAGTTGCATCCATTTCTATCAAGATCTGCAAAATGTGATAGAAAATATGGATTTGATCAAGAAAGAAGTGACTACGATAACAATGGAGAAGGAAGTGCACAACAGAAAGGTGGCATCTGGTGATGGTGGTTTAAAATCCAGTTCCAATGAGAAGAAGCATCTAATGGTAGGGTTTGATGATGTGCTTCTTCGACTCCTGCATAGGCTTACCGATGGAAACACCAATCGCAAAATAATCCCTATTGTAGGGATGGGTGGCATCGGCAAAACCACTCTTGCAAAAGGTGCGTTTGAACACAAGCTTATTAAGGAGCATTTTGATATATGTGTGTGGGCtaccatttcccaagtgtatAATATAGGAGAAACTCTTAGGGAAGTTCTCACTCAAGAAGGAGAATCCTCGAGCAATatagatgagagagaattgaaacTAAGATTACACAAGTACTTATGGGGTAGGAGGTATCTCATTATATTGGATGATATGTGGAGTATAGATGTATGGGACAGGttgaatttttcatttcctgATTGCAATAAGGGTAGTCGAATATTAGTAACAACGAGGATGTCAAACTTGGCCGCCCATTTGACTGATTCCAATAGCCTCTTTAAGATTGGATTTCTAGACAAAGTTAGCAGTTGGACTTTGTTCTCCAAAATTGTATTTGAGGAACAAAGCTTTCCTACTAAACTCGAGACTATTGGAAAGAAAATTGTGAAAAAGTGTAATGGACTTCCTCTGTATATTGCTGTGATAGGGGGTCTATTGGCTAAATCTGAACTTACACTAGATTATTGGGAGTTCATAGAGGAAAACTTAAGTTCTGTAGTGAATTCAGATAATGATGATTATTGCTTGACAATATTGAGACTGAGCTATAACCACTTGCCTGCCTATCTAAAGTCTTGTTTTTTGTATATGGGAGTGTTTGAGGAAGACAGTGTAATTGATCCTTCAAAATCGTGCAACTATGGGTTTCTGAGGGATTTCTTAAACCAATAGACAACAAAAGTATGACAACAATTGCTGAACAGTACTTGAAAGAACTAGTTGATAGAAATCTCATCCTAGTTCATAAATTGGAGATACATGAGAATGTAGAATttacaaaattcatgatttactTAGAGATTTATCTGTGAAAGAAGCTGAAAAACAGAGGTTTTTCATGTCTTGAGGGAACAAAGTCCGCAAGAACTAATTAGCCAACAACGTATTGTTATTCCTAGAAGCACTTCAAAGGAAAAAATCCAGGATGCCTTGGAACATATGCCCTATGCTCGTTCTTATCTAGTATTTGGTAACAAAGAAGTTTCTCGATTCCCAAATTCTAGGTTTTTAAGGATATCGCATATGTGTGGTTCGCTAAGTGAAGAGGAGTTTTTACAATTAAACGTTTTTCAGTTGATGAACTCACGATACCATGCTTTTGAAACTCGAAAGGAGTTTGTAATTCCTTCTTCCATCAATCTGCTTTGGAATCTAGATACACTCATTATTCTTTCCTGGGAAAATTTGATTGAACCAACTGAAATCTGGAATACGTATAAACTCAGGCATCTAGAGCTTAAAGTTTCGACATTGCATCTCCTAGATCCTCGGAGCACGGACGATGATATTATTATCATGGAGAATCTAGAAGTGCTCAATAGAGtgcaaaatttcaatataagtGAAGATGATGTTAAAAGAATTCCCAATATCAAGGAATTGAAAATGACATATTGGGGGCAGCTAATTGATGGAGTGAAGTATCTGAGCTGTCTTCACTGTCTTAGTAAACTGGAATCCTTGGAGTTGTGGGCCCACTCCCTTGGCATTCGAAAGTATCTGCTGAAGATCAAGTTCCCACCCTCccttaaaattttgattctccGGATACGAAGTGATTTTGAGTGGGAGGACATACTGCAAATCATAGGTTCGTTACCACTTCTTGAGAAGCTTGTACTACATGAAGGCCGCTTCAAAACACGTGAGTGGGAAACAACGGAAGACCAATTCCAGAGTCTCAAGTCACTAACATTGTATGGTTGTGGTGATCTAGAACACTGGACAGTGTCAGAGAGCTCCCACTTTCCACATCTTACAGTGCTCTGTCTTTTTGGGTTAGATAAATTGACGGAGATTCCATCAGAAATTGGAGAAATACCAACACTCACGTTAATTCAATTGTATTGTTGCAATGAGACGGTGGTGCTGTCAGCTAAAAAGATATTAGACGAACAAGAGGATTTACATGGAGACCAACTAGACCTTCTTGTTTACGCTACAGTTTGGAAGAAAGATGAAGCGCTGCAGAAGTTGGCAACTTCCAATTTTATAGTTACAGTGGCGCGTTGGTCACCTAATGCATAGTCTAATTTCACccctctttcttttttgggtttttctaGTCAAGTCATATCACTCGGGCTTATTTTGGGCTTTGTAAATATGTAGAAGCGGAAATAGTCAACTTTCTCTTCCtcctttaaaaataagaaatttttattaatttgtccCTTAATATTGtgcactttttaatttaagaaatattctacactaataataataatatggattCTAATATTCATTAACACTACTAATTCTAGTAGTAGTCCAATATTCATTAACACTACTAATATTCATtaacactactaataataaaagCGATTATCATAACGCTTTTATTCGCAtaacaactccagatttatcatcaaatcgtgtcacgcatgagtgtttttcacacaacacacgcacacacacacaacacgcataccgaggcatgcacatacacacacggtcacacacacacacggtttCCCACACACACCTATTCatcccaaattcatcaattgatttccccttcactcaatctaaatgcatgagGGCTCAAGAACACCGAATAATTGGTAGAGgaagaaagattaatatagaaaatacatTTTTCACTCGAACggacggtagaaacaaagtaatagccttgattcttctacaaattcttgaatttcaacttcaattcttgtTAAAGAATGAAGAGatcttgaataaaatagaaaataagttgaagaagaagtggAAGGAGTGGGAGGCGTTTTTCTTCAAGAGGGAGGAGGCGATTTTTCTGACTTCTAGGGTTAggttctctcttatttatagagtgcaaaaataatatctttattaaataaattaaagatttgagaagatatgGAGAGATTTGATTTTAGTAGTTGGCGTGTAATttgggagaaataagggggaTTTTCGAATtataggctatttaattagcctatgattttatttggatattttacggagtataataaaatatcacggagcagaaaaataataaatcctcCCAAATAATTATGGAATAGGTGATTTTTATgcctatgatttaaaaaataggatatgacaagatcttcttagatatggtaagatatgctaagatatttgaatttatatatggaagagaataaacaagggatcaaataatataataaaataatccattctcCCAAtaataggagattttcgaaaatctccttgaAACAatgggggccgaaaatttatgaaataaattaggaatattcggactttggattgaattcggataattatcccaagtaaataattaaatccaagaaaataggatttctCCTCCAATAATGACAGTCgaaatttccaaataaataaatagtgcTCCtataattctcactcatcccttaggaaaaaataattcaccacaatattatttcaccccacatcaaaatattcacatattcgaatttcgcatccacttcacattttccaacgactttgaccattccacggccacgtcatattttccacatctttgactttTCAACGTCGCGTCATATATTTGACTATTCAAATAAATCTCAATTCCATAACGCAACTAGGTCACAAAGCAATCATGCAATTAATTCACTCATCAATAATACCATAGCACtaaaggcatttaatgcaaaaattttataacccgaaaattagggtttgcaaaagtggggcgttacataATATCCTACAAAATCCGTGATTTACTAAGAGATCTATCTATGAAAGAAGCTCAAAAACAgatgtttctttatttcttgagGAAACAAAGTCCTCAAAGGCTAATTAGCCATCAACGCATTGTTATTCATGGAAGCACTTCAATGAATACAATCAAGGATGCCTTGGAATATATGCCCCATGCTCGTTCTTATCTAGCATTTGGTAATCAAACAGTTGGTCAGTTCCCAAATTCTAGATATTTGAGGATATCGCATACGTGTGGTATGCAATTAAGAAAGGAGTTTGCACAACTAAATTTGTTTAGGTTGATGAACTCACGATACCATACTCTTACAACTTTATGGAGTTTTGTAATTCCTTCTTCCATTAATTATCTGTTTTGGAATCTAGATACACTGATTATTAGATGTGATGAAACATTTACTGCACCAACTGAAATCTGGAAAATGTATAAGCTTAGGCATCTCGAGTTTGATGCTTGGAAATTGCATCTCCCGGATCCTCCGAGCGAGGAGGACGATGATATTATTATGATGGAGAATCTAGAAGTGCTTGTAGGACTGAAAAATTTCAATGTAAGTGAAGAtgttgttaaaataatttccaataTAAAGACATTGAATGTGTTATATGAGGGCTCCCACTTTCCACTTCTTATAGAGCTTTGTCTTTCTTGGTTACATGAATTGAAGGAGATTCCTGCGGAAATCGGAGAAATACCAACACTCAGGTCAATTGCATTGGAATGGTGCAATAAATCTGTGGTGTTGGCAGCTAAATAGATATTAGAGGAACAAGAGGATTTATATGGAGACCAACTTGACCTTGTTGTTCACGCTAAAGTTGATAAGATTGATGAAGCATTGCAGAAGTTGGCAGCTAAAGTTGACCTTCATGTATGTATGTTTTCCCCCCTAATTCTAGTGAAGTTTTCTCTCTCGTTCGTTTTTTCCGACTACAAGTTGATTATACTATTTCTTcgtaacaatttttttatcaatacaTATGAGGAATTATTTTAAGGGATCGGAGCGGTAGGACAACTTTTCTCggtaagaaaatgataaataaatatatgcaatataaaataaatactcttattgttttttcaaaaataaagacTTTAGGGAAGACACGAGTTTtgatacaaaatttataaaactgtaaaaaaaggttaaagtaattgaaatagtATTAGTACGTAGTAAAACTTGTAcgaatgaattat harbors:
- the LOC125220472 gene encoding putative late blight resistance protein homolog R1C-3 isoform X1 — protein: MAAYAALISLMRIIDDIETHPSPPMSLDKQQVQSLTQIVTFLQEFLEGYKSPYEYSDESDPLEIRIMDATQAVEDVIESYIIDTIKLSAAATDDSGDEHISCIHFYQDLQNVIENMDLIKKEVTTITMEKEVHNRKVASGDGGLKSSSNEKKHLMVGFDDVLLRLLHRLTDGNTNRKIIPIVGMGGIGKTTLAKGAFEHKLIKEHFDICVWATISQVYNIGETLREVLTQEGESSSNIDERELKLRLHKYLWGRRYLIILDDMWSIDVWDRLNFSFPDCNKGSRILVTTRMSNLAAHLTDSNSLFKIGFLDKVSSWTLFSKIVFEEQSFPTKLETIGKKIVKKCNGLPLYIAVIGGLLAKSELTLDYWEFIEENLSSVVNSDNDDYCLTILRLSYNHLPAYLKSCFLYMGVFEEDSVIDPSKSCNYGFLRDFLNQ
- the LOC125220472 gene encoding disease resistance protein RPP13-like isoform X2 yields the protein MAAYAALISLMRIIDDIETHPSPPMSLDKQQVQSLTQIVTFLQEFLEGYKSPYEYSDESDPLEIRIMDATQAVEDVIESYIIDTIKLSAAATDDSGDEHISCIHFYQDLQNVIENMDLIKKEVTTITMEKEVHNRKVASGDGGLKSSSNEKKHLMVGFDDVLLRLLHRLTDGNTNRKIIPIVGMGGIGKTTLAKGI